GAAAATGGCACTTTTATTATCAACGGAAAAGAGGTGCAATTGATTTGTGGAGAAATGCACTATCCCCGTATTCCACATGAGTATTGGCGTGACCGTCTGCATAGGGCGCGTGCAATGGGGCTGAACACTGTCTCCGCCTACGTATTCTGGAATTTCCACGAACGGCAGCCGGGTGAATTTGATTTTACCGGGCAGGCGGATATTGCCGAATTTGTCCGTACCGCACAAGAAGAAGGTCTGTATGTCATTCTGCGTCCCGGACCGTATGTATGTGCGGAATGGGATTTCGGCGGATACCCTTCGTGGCTTCTGAAAGAAAAAGATATGACCTACCGTAGCAAAGACCCTCGTTTTTTGTCATATTGCGAGCGATATATCAAGGAACTTGGCAAGCAACTGTCCCCTCTGACTATCAACAATGGCGGTAATATTATCATGGTGCAGGTAGAAAATGAATACGGTTCGTATGCAGCAGATAAAGAATACCTTACCGCTATTCGTGATATGATAAAAGAGGCCGGGTTTAATGTCCCGTTGTTCACCTGTGACGGTGGCGGACAGGTGGAAGCCGGACACGTTGACGGCGCATTGCCTACACTGAACGGTGTGTTCGGTGAAGATATTTTCAAAGTAGTGGATAAATACCATCCGGGCGGTCCTTATTTTGTGGCGGAGTTCTACCCGGCTTGGTTTGATGAGTGGGGAAAACGCCATTCGTCTGTTGCCTATGAGCGTCCTGCCGAACAGTTGGACTGGATGCTGAGCCACGGAGTGTCTGTCAGTATGTATATGTTTCATGGCGGAACAAATTTCTGGTATATGAACGGTGCCAATACCAGCGGCGGATTTCGTCCCCAACCTACCAGTTACGATTATGACGCACCTTTGGGCGAATGGGGAAATTGCTATCCCAAATACCATGCATTCAGAGAAGTGATTCAGAAATACTTGCCCGAAGGAACTGTATTGCCGGACGTGCCTGCCGATAATCCGACTACCACTTTCGCGACAGTCGAATTAAAGGAAAGTGCCCCTTTGACTGCCGCTTTCCATCAGACTACGCAATCGGAAGAGGTGCTGTCAATGGAAGATGTAGGCATTGATTTCGGATATATTCATTATCAGACAACGATTCAAAAAGCAGGAAAGCAGAAATTGATTATTCAGGATTTGCGTGATTATGCTGTTATATTGGTAGATGGCAAACAAGTAGCCAGCTTAGACCGTCGTTATAATCAGAACAGCACGACGTTGGATATTCATAAAGTTCCTGCTGCATTGGAAATTCTGGTTGAGAATACCGGACGGGTAAATTATGGTCCTGATATTCTTTTTAATCGTAAAGGGATTACAAGTCAGGTACTTTGGGGTAATGAGAAATTGACAGGCTGGGCAGTCACTCCGCTTCCTCTTTATAAAGAAAAGGTGTCTTCTCTGTCTTTCGGTAAAGAAATCAAAGGAGTTCCGGCATTTCATAGGGGGACGTTTACTATAGAACAGGAGGGCGATTGCTTTGTCGACATGAGTCAATGGGGGAAAGGAGCCGTTTGGGTAAATGGTAAATCATTGGGGCGTTTCTGGAATATCGGTCCTCAACAGACCCTCTATATACCTGCTCCCTGGTTGAAAACAGGCGAGAATGAAATTGTTGTTTTCGAAATGGAAGATACGGGAAAGAGGAGCTTGCAAGGATTGGACAAGCCGGTTCTCGACAGTTTGGGTGCAGATAAAAACAAACCGGAGAAACAGCAGCGCAATCAAACAGGTAGTCCTGTTCTGGAAGAAGGAGATATTCTTCTGAAAACCACTTTGGCGGAGACGAACGATTGGCAGCAGTTCGATTTACCAGTTGTGAGCACTCTGCGCCATTTCTGCGTTGAAACGCTTTCTTCATATACGGAAGACAACCAATCCTGCATTTCAGAAGTGGAATTGTTGGATGATAAAGGGCAACCGGTTGATAAGACCAGATGGGAAGCCATCTATGTAAGTAGCGAGCAGGCAGATAAGAATCTGGGCGTGGCAGAGAATTTGTTCGATGGAGATATTTCTTCATTCTGGCATACAGATCCGGCAACGGAACCCGGACAGCCACATCGTGTCATTATCGATATAAAGGAAATTTATAAAGTATCAGCCCTTCGTTTCAAGGTTCGTAAAGGCGCTTTTTTATCAGGAAAAGTGAAGGAGATAAACGTATATGGCCGTCCGCAATTTTTCTTGTTTCATTGATAAAAACGTACAGAAGAAGAGTATTTTGATTTCTATTTACTATCTTTGAAAAATCTAAAGAAACACGATTATGAACATACGCATTTTGATAACCTTATTACTTGGAGTGACTCTATTTTGTAGCTGCCAGCCGAAGCTGTTACCGGTAAATTCTTTAGCAGAGCGTGTAACGGAAGGAACCTCGAAAGGACGAATCCTTTTTCAGATGATGCCGGAACAGAACGGTGTGTCTAAAGACTACTTTGAGATAACCACCAAAGACGGCAAAGTCCTGATAACCGGAAATTCCGATTTATCATTGGCGACGGGGCTGAACTGGTATCTGAAATATGTAGCCGGTATTCATCTTTCCTGGAATAATCCGTCGCAGAAATTGCCGGAAGTACTACCTCTTCCCAAAGAGAAAATCCATCAGGAGACGGCTATGCAAAACCGTTATTACCTGAATTATTGTACCTATTCCTACTCTATGGCTTTCTGGGATTGGGAACGTTGGGAGAAAGAGATAGACTGGATGGCATTGCATGGCATTAATATGCCTTTGAGCATTACCGGAATGGAAGTAGTCTGGTACAACCTGCTGAAACGTGTCGGATACACAACGGAAGAAATCAATGAATTTATCTCCGGTCCGGCTTTCATGGCGTGGTGGCAGATGAATAATCTGGAAGGGTGGGGCGGACCTAATCCCGACAGTTGGTATCAACAACAAGAGGTGCTTCAAAAGAAGATAATATCCCGTATGCGTGAGTTGGGTATTGAACCCGTATTTCCGGGTTATGCAGGAATGGTTCCCCGCAATATCGGAGAGAAATTAGGTTATCAGATTGCCGATCCCGGCAAGTGGTGCGGCTTCCCCCGTCCGGCTTTCCTTTCTTCGGAAGACGAGCATTTCGATTCCTTTGCAGCTATGTACTATGAAGAATTGGAGAAACTTTACGGAAAAGCTACATATTATAGTATGGATCCATTCCATGAAGGTGGCAACACGGAAGGAGTAGACTTGGCAAAAGCCGGAGCTTCTATTATGAAAGCCATGAAGAAAGCGAATCCGGAAGCTGTCTGGGTGATTCAGGCATGGCAGGCGAATCCGCGTCCGGCAATGATAGAATCTTTGAATCCGGGTGATATGCTGGTACTGGATTTGTATAGTGAGAAACGTCCGCAATGGGGAGACTCGGATTCGATGTGGTATCGTGAGAAAGGGTTCGGCAAACATGACTGGCTTTATTGTATGTTGTTGAACTTCGGAGGAAATGTCGGTCTGCATGGGCGGATGGATCAGTTGGTGAACGGATATTACGATGCGTGTGCACACGTAAATGGGCAAAAATTGCGTGGCGTAGGGGCTACCCCTGAGGGGATAGAGAATAATCCGGTTATGTTTGAACTCTTATATGAATTGCCGTGGCGTGCGGAACGCTTTTCACCGGACGCATGGTTGCAAGGATATCTGAAAGCCCGTTATGGTGGTGAACTGTCATCAGAAGTTATGGAAGCATGGAGAGCGTTGGAACATACGGTTTATAATGCTCCCAAGAACTCTCCGGGCGAGGGAACGATAGAATCTCTTTTGTGTGCCCGTCCGGGTTTCCATTTGGACAGGACATCTACATGGGGATATTCCAAACTGTTCTATTCGCCTGATTCTACTTCGAAAGCTGCGGATTTGATGCTCTCTGTGGCCGAACAATATAAGGGCAACAACAATTTTGAATATGACTTGGTGGATATCGTACGTCAGAGTAATGCTGATAAAGGCAATGCATTGCTTGAAGATATATCCCAAAGTTATGACCGGAAAGACAAAGAGAATTTCCGGAAGCAGACGCGGCAATTTCTTGAACTCATTCAATCGCAAGACAGCTTATTGTCTACCCGGAAAGAGTTCTCCGTATCTTCTTGGCTGGCTGCCGCACGTTCTTTAGGTACTACCGACGCAGAAAAGAAACTCTACGAATGGAATGCGTCTGCATTAATCACAGTCTGGGGTGACAGCATCGCTGCCAATCAGGGGGGGTTGCATGATTATTCTCATCGTGAATGGAGTGGTCTTTTGAAAGATTTGTATTATCCGCGTTGGAAAGTTTTCTTTGAGCAGAAACAACAGGAACTGGATGGTAAATCTGCCGGTGAAGCGATTAATTTCTATGGAATGGAGAAAGCTTGGGCGGAGAAATCTCATGGATATTAACTTAAAAGTATGAGATAGTGACAATTTATTCTTATACTCTTACCGAGGGTTCACCGGATTCATCTTGTCGCTGAAATGCCGATGAATAAGGAAATATAGGGTGAAAGGGAAGAGAAAATTCCGGTTGGAACCGTTCTTTTCGCTTTCATCTTTGTTTTTTCTATATGCTATGAGCTAATTCAATTATGCTATAAGCAAAAAGAAATATGCTATAAGCAAAAAGAAATTAGGTAATAGCAAATCATCTATCAAATTAGGGCATTAACAGTTGGGCTGTCAAGCATTAATAGTTGAGTTGTCAAGTATTAATAGCTTAATTATCAGGTAGTACTACTTGATATATTGAGTATATATAGCTGACGTGTTGGATCTATATGCCCACCATCTCAGCTATATATGTTCACCATCTTGGATCTATATGTCCAATAGTCATTGCAAGCGAAGCGATAATGAAGGTGAAAGCGGTGAAGGGTGATTCTTTCTTGGTTTTACTCTTTGCCTTCACCCGCTATGTCCTTATTCATCGGCCTTTCAGTAATAAGGTGAAGCGGTGAACCGCCGGTTAAGAATGTAGGGGGATTTGAAGATTGGAATAAATACGTGATTATCTTGATACCCTCATTTACTTATATCTTTATAACCCGATCCGCGTATCATTGAATATGTTGATATGATTCGGTTATTGCATATCCTTATTCAGGCGATATGTGAAAAGTAGCCAGTACTCCTTTATGATCAGAAGGCCATACACCTTTGGGAGTGATGAAGCAGTCTTCTGTACTCTCTTC
The DNA window shown above is from Bacteroides faecium and carries:
- a CDS encoding beta-galactosidase: MNKQKKRYWIIYLLVPFLILGCSAPTEHVKIENGTFIINGKEVQLICGEMHYPRIPHEYWRDRLHRARAMGLNTVSAYVFWNFHERQPGEFDFTGQADIAEFVRTAQEEGLYVILRPGPYVCAEWDFGGYPSWLLKEKDMTYRSKDPRFLSYCERYIKELGKQLSPLTINNGGNIIMVQVENEYGSYAADKEYLTAIRDMIKEAGFNVPLFTCDGGGQVEAGHVDGALPTLNGVFGEDIFKVVDKYHPGGPYFVAEFYPAWFDEWGKRHSSVAYERPAEQLDWMLSHGVSVSMYMFHGGTNFWYMNGANTSGGFRPQPTSYDYDAPLGEWGNCYPKYHAFREVIQKYLPEGTVLPDVPADNPTTTFATVELKESAPLTAAFHQTTQSEEVLSMEDVGIDFGYIHYQTTIQKAGKQKLIIQDLRDYAVILVDGKQVASLDRRYNQNSTTLDIHKVPAALEILVENTGRVNYGPDILFNRKGITSQVLWGNEKLTGWAVTPLPLYKEKVSSLSFGKEIKGVPAFHRGTFTIEQEGDCFVDMSQWGKGAVWVNGKSLGRFWNIGPQQTLYIPAPWLKTGENEIVVFEMEDTGKRSLQGLDKPVLDSLGADKNKPEKQQRNQTGSPVLEEGDILLKTTLAETNDWQQFDLPVVSTLRHFCVETLSSYTEDNQSCISEVELLDDKGQPVDKTRWEAIYVSSEQADKNLGVAENLFDGDISSFWHTDPATEPGQPHRVIIDIKEIYKVSALRFKVRKGAFLSGKVKEINVYGRPQFFLFH
- a CDS encoding alpha-N-acetylglucosaminidase is translated as MNIRILITLLLGVTLFCSCQPKLLPVNSLAERVTEGTSKGRILFQMMPEQNGVSKDYFEITTKDGKVLITGNSDLSLATGLNWYLKYVAGIHLSWNNPSQKLPEVLPLPKEKIHQETAMQNRYYLNYCTYSYSMAFWDWERWEKEIDWMALHGINMPLSITGMEVVWYNLLKRVGYTTEEINEFISGPAFMAWWQMNNLEGWGGPNPDSWYQQQEVLQKKIISRMRELGIEPVFPGYAGMVPRNIGEKLGYQIADPGKWCGFPRPAFLSSEDEHFDSFAAMYYEELEKLYGKATYYSMDPFHEGGNTEGVDLAKAGASIMKAMKKANPEAVWVIQAWQANPRPAMIESLNPGDMLVLDLYSEKRPQWGDSDSMWYREKGFGKHDWLYCMLLNFGGNVGLHGRMDQLVNGYYDACAHVNGQKLRGVGATPEGIENNPVMFELLYELPWRAERFSPDAWLQGYLKARYGGELSSEVMEAWRALEHTVYNAPKNSPGEGTIESLLCARPGFHLDRTSTWGYSKLFYSPDSTSKAADLMLSVAEQYKGNNNFEYDLVDIVRQSNADKGNALLEDISQSYDRKDKENFRKQTRQFLELIQSQDSLLSTRKEFSVSSWLAAARSLGTTDAEKKLYEWNASALITVWGDSIAANQGGLHDYSHREWSGLLKDLYYPRWKVFFEQKQQELDGKSAGEAINFYGMEKAWAEKSHGY